The sequence TGCCTTTGATTCGTAAAATTGCATTCCTTCTAATTCCTTTGATAAAGCATATTCTAATATACCAAGAGCCTTTTTTTCATTCAAAGAAAACACCTCCAAATATTTATTTTGATACTATCTTTAGTATCTTTAACATTTGATTTAAAACACCTTTGCCACACAGTCAACAAGCAACTATTTTGAATACTCTACATAAATGTAAGGTAAAAGTATATACTCTAAAATAATTGATAAGTAAAGTCCAACAATAGGGATCATTCCCAAAAGAAAAATAACAAGTAAAAGTAGAAATATTTGTAAAAAGTTTTCTCCTTTAAAAACGAAAGAATAACTCTTTTTCAGAGAATCGGTAACTGAAAGTTTGTCAATCACCAATGCACACGGAGAAAAAATTAAGAAAAGGGCTAATATTAATCCGGGGATAACATAAGCTAAAGTTCCGAGAGATATTAGAAAACCTACCACAATAGAGAGCACGATTATCTCTAATAGAAGCTGATTAATTTGAGAGAAACTTTTTTTCAGATCAATTTCTTCCCCTTTTTTATATTGATCAAATAAAATAGTTATCCAAGCGATGAAAAACATCGTGGTTATACCTATGATGATTGATGATACCAAATTAGCTAAAGGTCCCATAAATCTTACAACATCAAAAAGTAAAGTAAGTATAATCCCTATAAAGACTGGTATGAGCATGGCAGGATTTTTACCAACTATTTTAAATGGTTCGGTAAAAACATCACCTAGATTTATTCTCACGCATATTCCCCCCTCCAATTTTGAAGAGACTCATGTAACTTTTTCTTCTTCCAAACATCTATTTTTTTCAAACTGCAAAGTGGTATGATTGATTTCAAATTCTTCTTTTAAAACTTTGTTTAATTCATCTATACAATCATCTAAATCATACTTATTTTGGTCCAAACTTTCTTGAAGTCTTATATGGGCTTCCATATATTTGTCTTTTCCATCGGTTGTCCAAATGTGGATATGGTGAACATCTTTTACGAAATCAAATTTTTCCAACTTTGTTTTTATTTTTTCGATTTCGATATCAGTTGGAGTTCCTTGCAAGAGTATATTTATAGTATCCTTCATTAGTGGTATACTTTCCACAAATATATACCCGCTTATCATTAGAGTAAAAATAGCATCAATGATATAAAGTTTTTGATAAATGATCAAAAATGCCCCAATAATTACAAATATAGATGAAAAGGTATCACTAAGGATATGAACAAAAGTAGCTCTGACATTTAGATTTGTTTTTGAACCAGAATGCAGTAAATATGCGGTTGCTAAATTTCCTGCTAACCCAATAAAAGCAACTGTTAGCATTATGTTACCTTGTATGATTGATGGATTTGATAATTTATTTATACCTTCAATAAGTAAATAAACAGCGATAACCATTAATATTTCTGTATTTACAAAAGCAGCAAGTGTTTCTACCCTTTTATAACCGTATGTCCTTTTTGAGTCTCGTTTCTTTTTTGATAAAACCCTTGCAATATAACTTATAAGGATTGCAGTAGTATCGTTAAGATTATGTATGGCATCGGATAATAAAGCTAAACTATTAGAAAAAATTCCACCCAATATCTCTGCTATAGTTATTCCAAAATTCAGTATAACAGAAAGAAGAAGTCTAAAATTCAGATTACTTTCTTTTTCTTCATGATTTAGATCCATAAAACCATCCTCTATTTTGTTGGCAATTCGCTTGAATCATAAACATAGATACCGTTTTCATATTTTGAATATTTCCAGTTTGGGAACGTCCATTGATTTGAAATTACTTTTGATCCAGGCTTGAGTTCTTTTTTTAACTTATTTTCTAATTCATTCATCGCAAAATCCACTTGAAAAACCGTTATAATATCGAATTTAGACAAATCTGCTTTCCAAAAGTTTTTCCAATGAATAAATGCTTTTCCTTTTAATCCGGCTCTTCTAATATTTATCCTCGAAATCAAGACTAAAAAAGGATTTATCTCAAAACCATGAGCTTGTGCACCTTTTTCAGCAAAGGCTATAACAACACGGCCATCACCCGATCCTAAATCTACCGAGATTTCGTCTCCTTTTATTTCTGCCATATTAACCATTTTTTCGACATCTCGTTTTCTACTGGGATCGAATATCGCGCCTTTTAATGAAAAAGGAATTACCCAGAAAAAAAGTAAATATAATATTAATAATGATAAAATTGTAAAAAAAATCCACATGTTTTCCCCTTTATTTCATAAACTATATAGCGAATTTACCACCTTTTGTACTTTGTTACTTCTCGCAAGAAGATTTTCCTTTTTTCTCTATCAGCTTCTTTTTCTACACCTACTGGAGGATATCCGTCTATTACTCCTAATATACCCCTTCCCTGATCACTTTCAGCTACAATTATTTGTAAAGGATTTGCTGTAGCAGCAAAAATATTAAGTACTTCTTGGACATTCAATAGTTGATTTTTTATGTTTATAGGGAAACCATTTTTGATAATTAGCACAAAACAATGACCCGCTCCTATCTTTTGAGCGTTATCGATAGCTACTTTAATTAACTCTTCATCGTTACCATCGTATCTTACAAGACGTGGACCGGAGGCCTCATTGAAAGCTAATCCAAATTTTAAAGAGGGGTTTGTTGTAACTATACTTTCATAGATATCTTCAACAGTTTTTATGAAATGCGATTGCCCTACTATTATATTCGTATCTTCGGGAATATCTAACTGTACAACATCGAGTTTTAAGTCCATCTTTCGCCTCCTGATTATTTTTTCGAAAATATTAGATTTAAAAATTTTAAAAATTTATTTATAGCGCCCCTTCACACCGCTCCCCACCCATAAGGAAAACGGAGCTTTCATTCCTCTCCCCACTCACTAAGATTAATCTCTTTTATACAATCCTACAATTTCTGTTTCTTCGATTATATGACCTTCCATAGCTTTCAATAAATCTTCTTTTTTGGTGTTTTGAGGTAAATCCAATGTTGTATCTAATGCGTAAAGTTTAAAGTGATAATGATGAACCCCATGTCCAACAGGAGGACAAGGACCCATGTATCCAGTTTGATGAGCACTGTTTTTCCCTTGATTTAATGTAAGAGGATGAGTTATTGAGTATTCTTTTGGGATCCTTTCAGGAATCTCGTCAACTAATTCAATGTTCCATGCCACCCAATGCACAAAGGTCCCCTTTGGAGCATCTGGGTCATCCATTATCAACGCCAAAGATTTTGCTTCATCGGGAATTCCCTCGATTAACAATGTGGGGTTAACATCCCTACCCTCGCAGGTATAGGTGCTTGGTATATAATCGTTATTTTTAAAAACTGGTGAGGAAATTTTTAAAGCCATATCAATATCCCTCCTTCCAACGATAATTTAAAAGCAATTAACAACTTTAAAAGTTACACTATAATTATACCATAAAAATACTACACTTCTGATATCGCTATCCAAACCCCTACTTTTATAAGCTACTTCCCTTTTCTAGTGAATCTATTTCTAAATTCGAAATTAACGTTTTGTACTGGAAAAATCCCCTTGTTCACCCCACGAACCTCTTCGATTGAATAAAAAGCATTTGGATTGAATTCATTAACTATGTCTATAATCTTTTTTAAATCTTTCCTCCTAACCACGCTGTATATAATTTTCACAGGACCTTTAGATCCTTTCGCATCTATACTAGTTACTCCAAAACCCTCTTTATTCAAATAATCAACCAAAGGTTGAGCTTCTTTGTTGGTTATCACTCTTACTAAGTTTGTTCCAATAGCTATTTTCTCTTCCAAAACCGTTCCTAGATAATTTCCAGTAGCAAATCCCAAGGCATAAGCTATCGCATAAATAGGGTTATCCAAATTATTCATAACTTGAGAAATAGCTATAAGCCATATAATTATTTCAAAAAATCCTAATACGGATGCCCAAAACTTGATACCTTTTGAGATAAAGATGATCCTTATCGTCATCAGACTTACATCGCAAAGCCTCATAGCAAAAATTATAATGGGAAAAATTACTAGAGAAAAAAAGGTAGATTCCATAAAAGAAGAAACTTCCACTACATCTTCACCCCTTTTAATATTGATTATTTTTTGTTAACTCAAAATATCTTATCATATTTAAATGATATAATATAGAAAAATAAATAAAATTTGGAAAGGAGATATACTTTTGCGAAAAATAATTCTACTTTTTATTTCTTTGACTATCTTTAACTTGCTGTTTTCTTTGAACGTTGATTCATTCTTGAAGTCTGTAGAATTAGTAGATAGCAAAGAAAAGGTTGTTTCATTTTATTTCACTAACGACTCAGAGAGTAAAATTAATATACACATTAGTTCGCTTTTAGAGAATTCCTCTTTTGAAGTATCGTATCCAAGTGAAATTAGTTTACTTCCCTATAAAACAAAAAAAGTTGATTTTTTAGTTAAAGGTTCCGAAATTTCACAAGGTACTCATGTTCTTGCTTTTTCTGTATTGGCTGATGATAATTTACCAATAGATTCAGAGGTAGCTAAAATTAGTTTTCCAATTATTATAAAAATTGTGGATATAAATACTTCGAATATGCAAATTTCTTTAGATATGTATTGTGATACCCCATTTTTTTCAAGCAAAGATAAACTAGGCACCTATTTCCCATTACAACTATCCAACAGTAGTAATTTGGAAGTTAATGTCTGGGGAACTTTTTCTTTGTATGAATTAAATGACGAGCAATTGATTTTTCAAAAATCCCTTTTTAAAGACCAGTCTATAAATCTCTTACCTTATACTAACAAAGAAGGTAATATTTTTATTGAAAAATATTTAGCTCCTGAAGAATACAAGATTAGAGCAGAGATATATTATGGTTATAAAGATTATTTTCAAGAAAAATACGTTTATGAAAAAGAATTTAAGATATCAGAGAATGTATACAAAGAAAGGAATGTAGTTAACGTAAATTCAGATCCAAATCAAATTTATATAAAAATACCTAAAGAAATGAGCCCTAGGGAGTATATCACGACTCCGGTAGAATTCTCTTTGGATGTAGTTAATAATGATTTTTTAGAGATCAACGTTTTTTTTGATTTTGAATTGGAAGCAGACGAACAAAGCCTTTATAATAGAAAAACAAACAATAAATATT is a genomic window of Petrotoga mexicana DSM 14811 containing:
- a CDS encoding adenosine-specific kinase, which translates into the protein MDLKLDVVQLDIPEDTNIIVGQSHFIKTVEDIYESIVTTNPSLKFGLAFNEASGPRLVRYDGNDEELIKVAIDNAQKIGAGHCFVLIIKNGFPINIKNQLLNVQEVLNIFAATANPLQIIVAESDQGRGILGVIDGYPPVGVEKEADREKRKIFLREVTKYKRW
- a CDS encoding DUF2179 domain-containing protein; amino-acid sequence: MEVSSFMESTFFSLVIFPIIIFAMRLCDVSLMTIRIIFISKGIKFWASVLGFFEIIIWLIAISQVMNNLDNPIYAIAYALGFATGNYLGTVLEEKIAIGTNLVRVITNKEAQPLVDYLNKEGFGVTSIDAKGSKGPVKIIYSVVRRKDLKKIIDIVNEFNPNAFYSIEEVRGVNKGIFPVQNVNFEFRNRFTRKGK
- a CDS encoding methyltransferase domain-containing protein is translated as MWIFFTILSLLILYLLFFWVIPFSLKGAIFDPSRKRDVEKMVNMAEIKGDEISVDLGSGDGRVVIAFAEKGAQAHGFEINPFLVLISRINIRRAGLKGKAFIHWKNFWKADLSKFDIITVFQVDFAMNELENKLKKELKPGSKVISNQWTFPNWKYSKYENGIYVYDSSELPTK
- a CDS encoding YbhB/YbcL family Raf kinase inhibitor-like protein, with product MALKISSPVFKNNDYIPSTYTCEGRDVNPTLLIEGIPDEAKSLALIMDDPDAPKGTFVHWVAWNIELVDEIPERIPKEYSITHPLTLNQGKNSAHQTGYMGPCPPVGHGVHHYHFKLYALDTTLDLPQNTKKEDLLKAMEGHIIEETEIVGLYKRD
- a CDS encoding cation diffusion facilitator family transporter; this encodes MDLNHEEKESNLNFRLLLSVILNFGITIAEILGGIFSNSLALLSDAIHNLNDTTAILISYIARVLSKKKRDSKRTYGYKRVETLAAFVNTEILMVIAVYLLIEGINKLSNPSIIQGNIMLTVAFIGLAGNLATAYLLHSGSKTNLNVRATFVHILSDTFSSIFVIIGAFLIIYQKLYIIDAIFTLMISGYIFVESIPLMKDTINILLQGTPTDIEIEKIKTKLEKFDFVKDVHHIHIWTTDGKDKYMEAHIRLQESLDQNKYDLDDCIDELNKVLKEEFEINHTTLQFEKNRCLEEEKVT